The following are encoded in a window of Paenibacillus polymyxa genomic DNA:
- a CDS encoding DUF1146 family protein, with translation MNGKQQLAEQLSQSASMTALISMIVSLICIALAWWALQSLKLDLLIRQPKGPQGRLLHLFLAIILGQLVSGFLLSYISWSQML, from the coding sequence TTGAACGGGAAACAGCAATTGGCTGAACAGCTAAGTCAATCGGCGAGTATGACCGCGCTGATCTCCATGATCGTGTCGCTTATCTGTATAGCGTTAGCTTGGTGGGCTTTACAGAGCTTAAAGCTGGATTTGTTAATTCGGCAACCCAAAGGACCGCAGGGCAGATTGCTGCACTTGTTTCTTGCTATAATCTTGGGACAGTTGGTTTCTGGGTTCCTGTTGAGCTACATCTCTTGGAGCCAGATGCTCTAG